Below is a window of Populus trichocarpa isolate Nisqually-1 chromosome 3, P.trichocarpa_v4.1, whole genome shotgun sequence DNA.
TGGATTTGCAAAGCtggcaaaataaatttattttctcttttgagATATTGTTTGATCTTGAATTTAAATCTCAAACGATAGCGTAGAAGGTAAATATAGTTACCGTGTAAACAAAGATGTCAACTTGTGGCAGGCATGTCCTCAGGCTTCGAGAGTAATAATACTAGTCGCCCTGCTGTACTTGGTGGGAAGACTTTGAACCAAAGCCTAAGCATGCTTGCAAAAGTCATTGCAAAAGCTTTACAATCAATTTACTAacacttttcctttcttttgttatGATGTTTTACTCctgttttcttctaattaatagGAACTTCACTTGAATTTTCAACAGCTactgatacacacacacacacatgttatactcgtttttttttttctgagtgTTTGACTGGCGTTTTTTCCACCTCGGGTTTCAAGAACTTGTACAGAAATTTCAACCATTTCACatctagattttttaatatgtatataatatataatgggTGGACTAAACGTTAagagttatagaactttcaACTCACTCGtgggatttttttaatggatcGTGGCATGCATTAGTCCAtcaaattaatgtaatttttaaagtgttgacgaaagaaacaaaagaatgaagacaaCCTCTTGTTTCCTCCATTCACCCCCTTGGAGATGAATCGAGCTAGCTTGGGCATGCATTTAATCACTTATCTCTTGTGGAAGGCCAAAGGGTACATGATTGAAGGCACTGGGTCAAGTATATGGCGAAGCACATAGAAGCAGCATATATATACAATAGACTTTCTACCCTTTTTACCTATGATAAACGAGTTTTTTTTGTATAGAGTGGTTTCTCATAAGGTAAGGTTGAGAGTTCGAATCCTAATATGTCAGGTTCTATAAATGATCTCAAGTATTCTCTAAATATCCTGAGTTTTAATCTTGATATAAGGCAGTGGAGGtccttttaagtaaaaaatgGTGTGATATCAACTCTCAATGTTCCCGTAATAGCGTACCCATTTTAAACAAACATTCAACTTAATTTCTTTGATTAATGCAAATTACAATTATTCTTTTTCAACAACGAAGAACTTCTCTAGCTATGGTAGATGAGATTTTTATATAGTAGTCACTCGTAAGATTGAGGGTTTGAATCCTATCTGTTACAttctataaattatatcataactCTATATATATGATCTTAGCTGCTCTTCTAAAGTTCTCAAGTTTTAATCTTAATATAAGTGTTTTATAGAGTGGTCACTCGTAATGTTGAGAGTTCAAATCCTATTTGTTACGCTTTATAAATAATgccataattatatatgatcttAGGTGTTATCCTAAAGTTCTTAAATTTTTGGTGCTCTCCTCgtgttcttaaattttaatcttaataTAAGTGCAGTGGAGgtcctttcaaataaaaaatggtgtGATATACATGCAGTCAATGTTCCCCTCCGAGTTGAGTGAGATATCGCCTACCTAATATTGATCttctcattttttaataaaaatgagatGAAGTACAAGCAATCCAAGTCCAGAAACTGAAAACTTACGGAGTAGTTAAAAGTTTTGGCGATGAGCAGACTCATTGATAATGGTACTTCTATGGCAGCATTTCAATACCATTATCAATTGGGAAATGCCATCATTACCATTGGATCTACTTCCAATAtctttaaagagaaaaaaataaatgaagtccGACGAATTAAGTGCCTATGTCCACTCCAGATTTTAGAGAATAGAGTGTTTCATTGTTTCTTGCATCAGCAAAGTAACCTGGTTTTGGGAAAAGTTGTGCAAATAGCAAGGCaatttacaaaagaaatgaCTTTGGATTTGGTACCCCTTGTCAAGACTCGCTTACCCACTCACACATCTACTCTCCGATTTGTCAAAGTtgtattaattaacaattatcTTGCCATGATTTCTTGTGTAATTTCCAAGAGCTGTGCAATTTTGTTGCGAATCATTCGGACTTGAGTTTAGGCAGCCTGCCATCTACCATCTTGACAACACTTGCAAATTTGTGCTAGTATTTTCCCATGGAATCAAATAGCATTACCTAGCTACCTCTTTATGAATGGCTAGTGGTGAAGGTTCAATGTTGATGGCCTCCTCTTGTGAAAGAGGGAGGACCCATGAAGAATTAACATgcctaaaagagaaaaaaaaaacactaaaaggaCGAAATACCTCACAAATCGACACAGAATAAATCAGATGAAGCCACTGTCATTCAAAGCTACCATATAGCAGAGAGATAGACAGACTATAAATAGTAATTGAAGCAAAATGCCAATATAAATCacttaacacaaaaaataagggCAACGTGATCAATAATGTAACACATACACATTGTACTCAACAACAGCATCTCCTGTCTTTGCATTGAAACTATAAGTATTGGCTTGAGCATATCCTCTGGCAAACCGGAAAAGCCCACTACCTCCGATCACCGGCATCTCTCTCACCTTGGAAAAAACATGGTTCCTCCCTAGTATGCTAATGGTGCTACCATTGTACTTGCCTTGAAGGAAAACAAAGTTCATGGCCATCAAAAGGGCAGTTTCTTCTTGTCCTGCTGATCCATAAAACCCTTGAGCTCTTCCTATCAATTTCGAGCTTAGTTCTGGCTTTTCTGTCAATGGATCATCGATCATGCTTAAAGAACCGAAAAGAGTTGCTGATGTGTTGGAAGGTGATGTCACTATGGGGATGGCTGTAGGGTTGGGGGCACTATAAATGTCATGCCAATAAACCCGAAAATGGGTtagcttttctttcttgaacCCATATAGCTTGCGGTCCAGGCTTCTTACAAAgccttgattttcttttgaagCATGAATAATGGCTAAAGGAGAGAGGATGGTGCTGAGAATGATGAGTTTGGAAACTATAATGGGGACAATTCTAGCCATGGAAATCGTTGCCATGTTCACTATTGAAGTACAGCATTTATATAGAGCATCAAAGCTAGCATCGTGCTGGTATTAGGTATGtagtcttattttattttattaagaaattattatttccaAGTCCGTGATGATTActtcaagaaacaagaaaagtaggtgctatttcttttttgttagaaCTCAGTAACTCCAATTTTTTTGTACGGTTGGCTCCATTAGTAGTATTTAAATTGGACCTGCGATCTATATGCCCATGCATCATGTGAGTGctatttctttaataaataattgttcCAAGACATAACTTAAAGAACAAAACAGAGTTAAAGGATTCTACTTTAAtgtaaaagaatttatttttatttactatttgttaaaaaaaaataattaaaaaaacacaatgattTGATATGATCATACGATGAACTTCAACACTTAATATATACGAAATGTAAGTTTGATACTGTggttcattatatttttttaattaaaattatattaaaataatttttttcagataattttattttatattagtatattaaaattattcaaaaacatatgaaaaatctcaatttaatattttttgaaatgaaaaataatttaaaacacaaattgtaacgcaaattaaaacaaacagtTGAGAAAAAGGTTTAATATCGCTAAACCATGTAGGATTGTGGCACCAAAACCTTTTAAATAACACTCTTAGTACCAATATTATTAaagtggttgctcatatgatggttactggaggcttacatggtcgttaacttcagagctcatgggattagtcgaggtgcgcgcaagctcgcccggacacccacgttaaactaaaaaaaaaattcaaccataTTAAGAAGCTTAATGGGTTATCGGTTTAATTACTAAATCATTGATTAGCTAGATCGCATAATAAAttgtattataatataaatatgttatGTTATATAAGAAGTATAAAATGATAAAGTGGTGGGATCATTTTCTGGAGGATATTCGCCATGTTTGAGTCTTCCAAGATcgaacttttttctttcttttgtgtttctttttttaaaaaaaaaaaaaaaaccagtcaaTGCTTAATTCAATTGGTATCCAATCACtcaaattttatgttaatatttgttcaattttgtcTGGATTCTTTGTATAGAAATTCCAACATACTGGGTTTTTAACAGCCGGAGACAACATCGCTTTGAGACAAAGTATTGTCTTGTTTAGTGTCGttctttttatacattttttttaatgttgccGGAAATGGCATATGCATGATTACAAGATAAACGATAAATTGAATACCAGCCAGTTATCTTCCAATGGATTCATAGAGAAATCATGGCAACCagttagctagctagctatGTCATTTGCTTGTATAACACAAGGCtgcaaaatgataaattaaataccATATTAAAATCGGACCCATTGATCGATGAGATTAGGTCACCAAGACCTTTAAATCAATAGCATATATATAGCTTAATTGTAACTAATCCATTTCTTGCAGCTTTTAAGAATGTACAAGAAGAACAAGATAACACTTTGTCTCAACGCGATGTCTGGCTCGGTTTAATGCTGACACCATTATAAGGTGTAATTTAAATGTCTTTGTGCGCTATCCTTGAATATTCGATTTATAGGTTTGATGATTTTACCTGCTAattggatatatttttaattgattgcttGTATaacataagatttatttttgtttttttataaggttatctttaTCTTaaataagtgtttatttttagattgatactcaattttttgaccatatatttttatcatataattaaaaaaaattataagaaaattattaactCAATAAAGTACGTAGCACGGGTTATTAGGATACTAAGATcgttataatttattattattttaatttttttaaaaaaattatcataagtttttttaaaagttaagttttctattattatcaattgaatCGCAGGGTTGATCATTTTGCTGCATTCCCTTCTTGCTTGGTTCCGATGCAACCAAAAGCTGGCATATAAGATGTGAAATAGAGGGTTGGTTGTTGATGACAGAAATACACAGCGAACTCGCCGTAACATAGAGATTTCACTACCGATCTCAGTTTGCACCGAAATAAGAGAATTTTGTTGCATACACAGCATTTTTCCCATTCTTTCTTCTATTATTTCAATGAGAAAGATCTCAATCCAATGCACTACCAATCTCAGTTTGCACTGTGGAACTTAATGGCCtctattaaaaagaatttgtgAAAAAACATTTGGAAGATGCATGTGGAGTGAGCAAGGGAGAGTTTATCAAGGCTTAAGAACGGATTGGGAGGCTGATAGTCACCATCGGGTGGCAGCAGAATTCAAATTGGTTCCCGAAGGAGCTAAGCAGAGCCGCATTGTGGTTGAACTGCACATGTTCTGGATCGGTGATTTTTATTCTAATGAAAATATTCCGTCCGTGtaaatcataaatcaattttCTAGTTGTGA
It encodes the following:
- the LOC18097237 gene encoding dirigent protein 22 → MATISMARIVPIIVSKLIILSTILSPLAIIHASKENQGFVRSLDRKLYGFKKEKLTHFRVYWHDIYSAPNPTAIPIVTSPSNTSATLFGSLSMIDDPLTEKPELSSKLIGRAQGFYGSAGQEETALLMAMNFVFLQGKYNGSTISILGRNHVFSKVREMPVIGGSGLFRFARGYAQANTYSFNAKTGDAVVEYNVYVLHY